One segment of Pseudomonadota bacterium DNA contains the following:
- the pdxA gene encoding 4-hydroxythreonine-4-phosphate dehydrogenase PdxA — MTMGDPAGIGGEVALKSLLSICKNSIPVLIGDKKHIDYLSEHFFGNRVLKFKKFKQGVSGDIELIDLGLIDNVRFGIIDATYGHASYQYIIEALKHIFSGDVSAIVTCPINKMSIRSAGIPFIGHTELLAHFAGVKDYVMMMANRKMRVSLATIHIPLRDVPGSLSVDKIFKCISITSRSLKAYFNIKKPRIKVCGLNPHAGEHGIMGDEEIVIHEAISMARALSIDVDGPFPADTLFHKVNCDAYIAMYHDQGLIPVKTTGFEKTVNITLGLPFIRTSPGHGTGYDIAGKSVADPSGLIEAYRLAEDMIN; from the coding sequence ATAACCATGGGCGACCCCGCAGGAATAGGCGGGGAAGTTGCTTTGAAATCTCTCCTTAGTATCTGCAAAAACAGTATTCCTGTCCTGATAGGCGATAAAAAACATATTGACTATCTGTCAGAGCATTTTTTTGGCAACAGAGTTTTAAAATTTAAAAAGTTTAAGCAAGGTGTGTCCGGAGATATTGAACTTATTGACCTTGGCCTGATAGACAATGTCCGGTTCGGCATTATTGATGCGACATATGGCCATGCATCTTATCAATATATCATAGAGGCATTAAAGCACATTTTTTCGGGGGATGTATCGGCAATTGTTACGTGTCCGATTAATAAAATGTCTATCCGTTCCGCAGGTATTCCTTTTATAGGGCATACGGAACTCCTTGCTCATTTTGCAGGAGTTAAGGATTATGTTATGATGATGGCCAACAGGAAAATGCGTGTATCCCTTGCGACAATTCATATTCCTCTCAGGGATGTCCCCGGTTCTCTCAGCGTTGACAAAATATTTAAGTGTATATCCATTACTTCCCGTTCCCTGAAGGCGTATTTCAACATAAAAAAACCACGCATTAAAGTATGCGGCCTCAACCCCCATGCTGGCGAGCACGGCATTATGGGTGACGAAGAGATTGTGATCCATGAAGCAATTTCTATGGCAAGGGCTTTAAGCATAGATGTAGATGGCCCGTTTCCTGCGGATACATTATTTCATAAAGTAAATTGTGATGCCTATATTGCCATGTACCACGACCAGGGGCTTATCCCGGTAAAAACAACCGGTTTCGAAAAGACAGTGAATATTACGCTGGGATTGCCCTTTATTCGCACCTCGCCCGGACATGGGACAGGCTATGATATTGCCGGCAAAAGCGTTGCGGACCCATCAGGCTTAATCGAGGCATACAGGTTAGCCGAAGATATGATTAACTGA
- a CDS encoding TRAP transporter substrate-binding protein: MKVKYFLLICAAFVLLSGFYVATPKEAYSQAVITLKYANFPPAPTFPCVQMERWAKEVEKRTNGKVKIQTFPGGTLLPAKNIFDGVISGMADIGNFAMSYQPGRFPISEAIDLPVGFSSAKAASLALLDLIEKYNAKEFEKVKILTMFTCPPANIMTKLPVKSLKDLKGLELRVGGTQADIIKNLGGIPVAMPQSDTPEAIQKGVVKGHVSSMEVLKDFNYAAYTPNATIANLWVVTFAVVMNKDKWNSLPADVKKLFDDMKREQAEWTGKYVDDHVQESLAWSKEKYNLQIFELPAADKAQIPKLLNPIIDAYVKKVNALGLPGEQIIKDVLALKAKYEKQYK; encoded by the coding sequence ATGAAAGTAAAATATTTTTTATTAATTTGTGCCGCATTTGTTCTCCTATCCGGTTTTTATGTTGCAACACCTAAGGAAGCATACAGCCAGGCTGTAATAACGCTTAAATATGCGAACTTCCCGCCTGCTCCGACTTTCCCTTGTGTCCAGATGGAAAGATGGGCGAAAGAAGTGGAAAAAAGGACTAACGGAAAGGTCAAGATACAAACCTTCCCCGGTGGAACATTGCTGCCTGCTAAAAACATATTTGACGGGGTTATTTCAGGAATGGCAGACATCGGGAACTTCGCGATGAGTTATCAGCCAGGCCGTTTCCCCATATCAGAGGCTATTGACCTGCCGGTTGGATTTTCCAGTGCAAAAGCAGCAAGCCTTGCTCTTCTTGATCTTATCGAAAAATATAATGCCAAAGAATTTGAAAAAGTAAAAATCCTTACAATGTTTACGTGTCCACCTGCAAATATCATGACAAAACTACCTGTCAAATCATTAAAAGATTTGAAAGGATTGGAATTGAGAGTAGGAGGAACTCAGGCAGATATAATAAAAAATCTGGGCGGCATACCGGTTGCTATGCCGCAATCTGATACACCGGAAGCAATTCAAAAGGGTGTAGTTAAGGGGCATGTATCTTCAATGGAAGTCCTTAAAGATTTTAATTATGCTGCTTATACTCCCAATGCAACAATAGCAAATCTGTGGGTTGTTACATTTGCCGTTGTTATGAACAAAGATAAATGGAACTCACTTCCTGCGGACGTGAAGAAGCTTTTTGATGATATGAAACGTGAGCAGGCAGAATGGACAGGCAAATATGTGGACGACCATGTACAGGAATCGCTTGCCTGGTCAAAAGAGAAATATAATCTTCAGATCTTTGAACTTCCGGCTGCTGATAAAGCACAGATTCCAAAGCTCCTGAATCCCATCATAGATGCATATGTAAAGAAGGTAAATGCCCTGGGTCTGCCCGGTGAGCAAATAATCAAAGATGTTCTGGCATTAAAGGCAAAATACGAAAAACAATATAAGTAA
- a CDS encoding TRAP transporter small permease: MKYLEKIERYLNKIMLILGGIAVILLMSIATINVTLRMFHIPFRGAYELVSFLGAIVIAFALGYTQKRKDNILVDILTERFPKKVNRILDGVNYFITMIFFAVVSWQILVWGMKIWESHEVSETLKIIYHPFIFSVSLGFAVLSLTLIVDFLKTLLNPKER; encoded by the coding sequence ATGAAATATCTTGAAAAGATAGAACGCTACCTTAACAAGATCATGCTGATTTTAGGTGGTATAGCGGTAATTTTACTCATGTCTATCGCCACGATTAATGTGACTTTGAGAATGTTCCATATCCCCTTCAGGGGTGCATATGAACTCGTGTCGTTTTTGGGAGCAATTGTAATAGCCTTTGCCCTTGGTTACACCCAGAAGAGAAAGGACAATATCCTTGTGGATATATTGACAGAGCGGTTCCCGAAAAAAGTAAACAGGATACTTGACGGCGTGAACTATTTTATTACTATGATATTCTTTGCTGTCGTTTCCTGGCAAATATTGGTATGGGGCATGAAGATATGGGAATCTCATGAGGTCTCAGAAACTCTGAAAATTATTTACCATCCTTTTATTTTTTCTGTATCGTTGGGGTTTGCGGTTTTATCCCTTACCCTTATTGTTGATTTTCTCAAGACCCTACTAAATCCAAAGGAGCGCTGA
- a CDS encoding TRAP transporter large permease produces MEGPIVGVYGIVIMFAVLFLLKIPAAFTMALIGFLGVAYVTSMEAALGMIGIDLWNIFSSYGLTVIPMFILVGEFAHYGGYNTSLYSATHKWFGHYKGGLAITTIMACAIFSAISGSNTATAATMSTVAIPEMKKYNYHPQLSAGSVAAGATLGVLIPPSIVLVVYGIYTGQSIGKLFFGNVIPSAILTVLIAATVIYICWRHPDWGPKGPKSTWLQRIKAIPDLLDIFILFALIMYALFTGVVTATEAAAASCAVALVLCLIRRKLSWKGFLASIVDTLRISCLVFMIVAGAVVFSRFLAVTRLPFEAANLISSLALPNWVLFWIIMLCYIIGGCVMDALAFLLVSLPIFYPIVMAMGYDPIWFGQVICIVTTMGSIMPPIGICCYVVAGMAKDIPLGTVFRGSLYYLPSYIISIIILMLFPYATVLILSNLVK; encoded by the coding sequence ATGGAAGGTCCTATTGTCGGAGTATATGGCATTGTTATCATGTTTGCTGTTCTGTTTCTACTCAAGATACCCGCGGCCTTTACCATGGCGCTGATAGGTTTTCTTGGGGTGGCGTATGTGACATCCATGGAGGCTGCCCTTGGAATGATAGGCATAGACCTGTGGAATATTTTCTCGAGTTATGGGCTTACAGTTATCCCGATGTTTATCCTGGTCGGTGAATTTGCCCATTATGGCGGGTACAATACGAGCCTGTACAGTGCCACGCACAAGTGGTTCGGTCATTACAAGGGCGGTCTTGCAATAACAACAATCATGGCGTGCGCCATCTTTTCGGCCATAAGCGGTTCGAATACAGCAACAGCCGCAACTATGAGCACTGTCGCAATACCGGAGATGAAAAAGTATAACTACCACCCTCAACTAAGTGCCGGCTCTGTTGCTGCCGGCGCAACTTTGGGTGTTCTTATACCTCCAAGTATAGTGCTTGTTGTGTATGGAATTTACACGGGTCAGTCTATAGGCAAGCTCTTTTTTGGAAATGTGATACCAAGTGCTATACTTACTGTTTTAATAGCGGCAACGGTTATTTATATTTGCTGGCGACATCCTGATTGGGGCCCAAAAGGACCTAAGAGCACATGGCTTCAAAGAATAAAAGCTATTCCTGATCTGCTCGACATTTTTATTCTTTTTGCCCTCATCATGTATGCCCTCTTTACGGGCGTTGTTACTGCCACAGAAGCAGCAGCTGCAAGCTGTGCAGTTGCCCTGGTTTTGTGCCTTATAAGGAGAAAGCTCTCCTGGAAAGGCTTTCTTGCATCTATAGTAGATACGTTGCGTATCTCGTGTCTCGTATTTATGATAGTTGCCGGCGCTGTGGTGTTCAGTCGTTTCCTTGCTGTCACAAGACTGCCCTTTGAGGCAGCAAACCTGATTAGCTCTTTGGCGTTACCAAACTGGGTTCTCTTCTGGATAATTATGCTGTGCTATATCATAGGTGGATGCGTAATGGATGCACTTGCTTTTCTACTCGTATCCCTTCCCATATTCTATCCGATTGTTATGGCAATGGGTTATGACCCAATATGGTTTGGACAGGTCATCTGTATTGTAACGACAATGGGCTCGATCATGCCGCCTATCGGCATCTGTTGTTATGTTGTGGCAGGCATGGCAAAGGACATCCCTCTTGGAACAGTTTTTAGAGGAAGTTTGTACTATTTACCTTCATATATCATTTCAATAATAATCCTGATGCTTTTCC